The Sparus aurata chromosome 14, fSpaAur1.1, whole genome shotgun sequence region AGTTATTATCGATTTTAGAGCTGATTATGCTAATAAGACTCCTTGTTTTTACAAGGCTTCAGTGTAAGGGCAGGGGTGATGCTGATTAATGCTCCGGTGTGTCATCGAGCCCTGAGTTTAGGCCTGCCCAAAAACATCCTAAACACAAAAATGGTGATAAAACAATTAACTGTCTAACTCCACAATTCGGCAATATATAGTCAGAAGTCTTCAAACATGGTTTCAACAACCAGTTTCAAAGATTTATTATGTGCTTTGAATCAAATCTCTGAATTATCTTCACAcgatctttaaaaaaattgtaaaatacagtaaaaaactGGGTCTTTTCGCTATAAAACTTGCATTTATGTATATAGAATTCTGCCAGGATCATCGACAGATTAATGACAAATGATTAATGATGTGCCTTTTCTTCAAATATTTTATCAAAGTTAAAGAATCCAAATATTATATGTTCATAAAATAATGCAAAATCTTTGGAAAATGTGTGACAATAATATATTGCGTTTGGGTTCAGTTCCTCAAACAGCCTCCAGGGGGCAGTAATGACCAGACGAGCTTCATGGAGGCCTGAAAACTACCaggcgaagaagaagaatatgttCCCTTGACAGGAAATCCTGAAGTTGGCCAAATTATCAAACTATTCTGCTAGTTTTGTTCACTTAAATTATTAGGATATGCCCTAACAGGCCGTACGAGCCAGACGTGTACCTCCAACAGATCGCTGCTGCTGAGTGAAGCCAGATAAACACTTTATTCTCTACGCCTGCGCACTGAAACGGACAGAATATCGAGCCGCCCTTCCTCCCCGCCAACTTGCACCGCAGGGTCGGGCGGACGTCGACTCACAACAACCCCGAGTTCATTTGCTCGCCTATCTGGATATCCTCCGAGGCAAAATGGAGAGCCCACATCGCACCGAAAACGGTAAGCCAACAAGAACTGAAACAAGCCGCACCCATCGAGAGTTATGGGGTTAGCTTTTGGATTGTGTGCGCACGATTTTGAACATGGCGTACCCCGCTCTGAGATGGCGGTGGCTTTGTGCTACGTTACAGCGGGCTGATGTGTACGGTGGTTATCTGAAGGAGCTTCACGgcagctaagctagctagcaagttAGCTCACCCGTCCTTACATTTTATCATGAAATAATTGATTTAAAGGTTCAGATagcgttagctagctaactgtcGGCATTAGCGCTGATTAGCAGCTGATGACGAGATATGTGGCGGTTGACAGATGCTGCCTTCACGGGCTTCAACTGAAACGGCTAACATAGCAAGTGGCTAAAAACAAAGATACAGGACAACTAACCTTGACGTCCGAGTGAAGGGTTATCATAGAAGCACACAGTAAATCAATTTCCTACATAAAAATGCCGAAGATGAAAGTAATGTCCTCCCAAAACGACTATTTTTCAAGAACTTAGACACAGCTCAGAAAGTCACGACTACCGCAGCCATGTTTACCACTCTATTGGGTAAGTCGTAATTACGACACAGTTACGAGACCATGAAGGCAACCAGAGCCAGGTTGGGAGAGGTGGATGGTAGCTGGACCACTGACCCAGCAGAGACCACTGACCCACCAGGGGCCACTGACCCAGCAGAGACCACTGACCCACCAGGGGCTACTGACCCACCAGAGACCACTGACCCACCAGGGGCTACTGACCCACCAGAGACCACTGACCCACCAGAGACTACTGACCCACCAGGGGCTACTGACCCACCAGAGACTACTGACCCACCAGGGGCTACTGACCCACCAGAGACTACTGACCCACCAGGGGCCACAAGAGTCACCAGAGACCACTGACCCAGCAGAGACCACTGACCCACCAGGGGCTACTGACCCACCAGAGACTACTGACCCACCAGGGGCTACTGACCCACCAGAGACCACTGACCCACCAGGGGCTACTGACCCACCAGAGACCACTGACCCACCAGGGGCTACTGACCCACCAGAGACTACTGACCCACCAGGGGCTACTGACCCACCAGGGGCTACTGACCCACCAGGGGCCACAAGAGTCACCAGGGACCACTGACCCAACAAGGGCCATTGACCCAGCATTGACCCCAAAGACCTGAGCATCCTTCTCTGTCAGATAGTTGTAtgttattataattaattaGAAACTGTTAGAGATGGTTTTGTTTGCAAATATGATGGAAAGTGCAGCAAAATGGCAATATTACCCCAACAGTTAGAGGATACTCAGATTAAATGGTAGATATCCctgcataaatgtgtttactacCTAATAAgatccatcaacatgtgaacaTTTGAACAacgtgaagtttttcctcacttgaatcgagggtctaaggacagaggatgttgttcactgtacagattgtaaagcccattgaggcaatgtgattgtgatttggggctatataaatacaattgatttgatttgattaataaTTGATAAACTAGTTGGCCGATGTTATCAGCTGATACTGGCCTGTCACAGATGTATCGTATCGACATAAGCTGTCATATGTATGTTCTATAAAAGATGCTTTAGGTAATTTATGATTACTACATTGCCAGTGAAGTTTACTATTTAAGTGCATTGATGTTATTTCAGAAAagaaagtttattgttaaactgtaggggtcgatcagctgataccgatactgattATTAGTAATTACGGAGACTGATGATGGATAATTTGGAACCAATATATATTTACAGGTAATATAGAAATCTCAATCAAAGTCAAGAATaaccagtgatgaaatgtatttgttacattttcatgcatAAGATTTTTAATATAGGCCAGAATCAATAATTCATCAGTACATCTTAACTTGGAACACACTTCAAACTGAACCACTGATGATTCACAGTCAGACGCTGATATTGTGAATTAATTTCcagactctcctctgctgctgccgtcTCTTCGCCTCTTCATCCCTCCTCTGCGCCTGGTGTCGGCGGCCATGTGGCAGGTCGTCCAGAGGGGGAACGTGCAGGACTACGGGATGGTGGAGGAGTTCATCAGCACCGTTTCAGAAATTGTACCTGATCTTCTGAACGCGGATCAGAAagctcagctcctcctgggACTCAGAGCTCGGGTAAGACTGTCTGATATCTTTATGCAGTGTTTAGCAAAGACGTTTAAAGGAAACACAGGGTGTAAAACGGCAACAACAAGCAGTTTGATTTCTCTCCTTGAGCtgtcaaaacaaagaataaaaaccTGTCGTTGTGCATTCAGTTGGTAATGGGTATAATCATAGAAACGTCACCTTGAAATCCACAACATCTAAACAATAAAAGTCTGAGTTATTGCCTGACAGACGGTAAGTGCAGCTGATGAAGGAGTTTAATATTTCCTAGACAGAAATTGTCGACTTCACCTGCGAGCCAGAGTACATCTCGACTGAACacagttattaaacattttcattttccgcCGCTGGATCTGAGCCTGCTGTTAGTGAATAACATTTCCAGGTGCCGTCTCCTGTCAGTTGTGTTTACCCTGAGGTGAAACCATTTGTTGCAGGTGGTCCTCGAATTGTGTCGAGCCGAGCAGATAACGGATTCAGAGACCATCGAGGTGCACCTGGAGCGGATCAAGGCCCTCATATCCACGTGGGCGGCACAGGTTGGCTTCTTAAAATATAACATGACTCATCTTCTACAATAGCTTCTCCATTTTTCTCTGCTTCAACTCCATCTGTGCATTCTTTTCTGTCCCAGCCTTGTTTCGCCGAGGTCGAGTTTCCAGAATCAAACTTTGTGGATCAAGTTGAGCTGCTGTTGAAAGACgctgaagagaaggagaaattTTTCCAGGTAGAGTTAGGATGCTTTTCTTGCGATTATTGAAGCAATGTTTACTACAGCAGAATGTATAACATGCAGTGGTTGTGGGGTACGTGAGCATTAAACTATAAACTGTTTGTTGCAGGATGTTTTTCCGACAGATTTCGGGCCGGACTACGACAGCGCTCTGCAGGTGCTGATGCTGGATTTCCTCTCAAGACTGGAGAAGCTTCTCCCGGTGCCAGACATTCAGCAGGTACTGGAGCCAGCTGGTCATCAGTCAGCCTTTTGTTTCTTACACCAGGCAGTTTGATTTTAGGCATGAAGGGGAACCTGAATGCAGGCTGGTAGAATTAATGGTGCTTATTGGAATTGTATTAATCAGGCAATATATTTCCTTATAATATCATACCAAACTCCTTTGTCAGAGTCAGAGCTTGAATCTGAACACAAAGACTTGATGCATAGGGCTTTATTTTCAGCACACTTATACTTTCATATCCTCCTTATCACTGCAGGACTTGGCTGAGAATCAGAAtggtttaaagttttctttagtattaggggtgtgccaaaatatcgatactacgatatatcgcgatatttcgtcttgaggtacgttatcgatacactggtgccaaatattgatattaaaaaatgttaaaaaaaaataaaaaatttaaaaaactttttttttttttggcccaccaccaccacccctcttcggaggacagctttatctttattcaaacataggtatataaccaaataaaatttaaaaaatggtttaagtagttctgaaacccacacatatagatatttaatgatggttgtagtcagtgtgtgtgttaagaagagacactgtgcaatatactccgtgtttacttggctgtcattcatgtgaaattgattcagtgcagtcaataaattctgaatttcttcagtgacacagatatcgtgatgtatcgtggatgaaatttcttgcaatatatcgattatcgcagaatcactgtatcgtgatattatcgttatcgtgggcaaaatatcgtgatagtatcgtatcgcgaggtacctggtgatacccagccctatttaGTATCAACCTAATACAGGGAAAGTGTCTGAACATCAGTCGGCAGCTCGCTAACTTGCCAGAATTTAAACATACAGAAGCTCAAAAACGAAGTTAAACTCAACAAATCCTACTTTTATACCTGTTAAAATTTCCTAAATCCATTaatttttcataatttattaATACTGTCAAAGCTCAGAATGTCCCATCAACATGGTTCTTATATTCCTGCAGCACTGATACTCTCCTCCATCCATTCAGACACATACTGAATGTTTGTCGTGTTAAAAAAGCTTCTGGATATAAAGACAAAAATCAGTTGAAATGGCATAAACCTTTATtaatattgctttaaaaaaaaaaaaaactccttttgTGAAAATCAGTTTTTATTGGCATTTGGCAGACGATTTATGAATCTCCAgctcaattttctttttttaatccgtCATCTTGTTTCTCTTTCCTAGACTGCATCCATGCTCAGCGCCGTCCCGTCGGCGCTGGAGGAGTGTGTGCACTCTGTTCCCGACCCGCGGCACCTGAAAACGGTGCTGATGTACCACACATCACTCGGACACTTTGATTTATCCGGTGAGTCGGATTCAATAAGATGAGATTTTCATGCCCTCTGTAATTCATCCCATTTATTTGCAAAAGTGCTTTCCAGTTGCTGGTGCGGCTTCTTATTCATGCCGCACACATTCATAAGCACCATATCTGTCTCCTTAAGTGAAACACAGTGGCAGTAGTAAAATGTATAAAGTTGTTGTGAGGTGGTAAGATATCTCCAGAGTGAAGCACAGACATGATGGTTGATGTTATAATGGTTTTTCCTGTCTGCACCAGAAAGATGTGCTTAAATCCGATATATTAAACCAGTTTTATTTGCTGTTCCTGGCTTCTATATCACAGCAGTCTCATGTGTGTAAGAATGAACACTTGAATTTCAGTACAATTGTGTGTATGGACGGCAGGAAGATGTAAGATTGAATTTTGAGGTTATGAAGCAAACAGCCAAGTTATTGCTTAATGTTTCGGTGAACCATAAAGCTAATGTGATTCTTATTTTCCCCAACAGATGACTTGCAGACCATTCCGTCTTCCTTTGGGAATTGCATCCTCTCTTCGCTGTCCCTCCCGCAGCTGGAGAAGGTTGTAATCGACGCCGACCAAATACAGCTACAGCCTCCGTCGGAGCAGATGCAGGGCTGTATGACTGTCCAGGTGGAGGGTGAAACTGTGACACTGTTGGACTACATCCAGATCGAACCGCCGTCGGGTTTGGTCGAGACGGACGATCACGACGCAGATGAAGTGAACATGGAGGAAACCGCCGAAGAGGACGTCAGTGAAGCCCTGAAGCCTGCGGCTTTCCAACCGCTGAAACAAAGCAAAAGGCTCCAGTTAAAGAGGAAAGGTTTAAAAGAGAACAAAGACTTGACGGCGAAGAGGCAGCGGAAGAAATACCCCAGTAATAAGACCTGTCCTGTGTGCAATAAGGTTTTCCTCCGAGCTGCAGCCATGAGGCGACACCAGGAAACTCATTCGGCCAATCGCGATCTCAAGTACAAGTGCGACAACTGCGACAAACGATTTAGGGACCATTACGACATGAAGCGACACAACATGCGCGTTCATGAAAGGGACGAGATGGGCAACGGCTCTAAAGACGAGGACTCGGGAGATCCGAGCACTTCCGAGACATCGGAGCACAAAAATTGCGACCTGTGTGGGAAGTACTTTGCCCGTCGAGTGGACATGGATCGACACATGAAGTCGCACTCGGAGGACCGCCCGTACAGCTGTCCGTTCTGtgagaagaaattcaagaaCCCTTACGTTTTAAAGAGGCACCAGAAGGAGATTTGCAAGAGCCGAGAGCTTAAAAGGGCAAAGAGGAGAGAGCCGCAGCGCTCGACTCCTCAGCCGACGCCAGAGGGGTCGACGGAGGGGAAAGCCTGCCCCATCTGCAGCAGGATCCTACCCTACTCTGCCGACATCGCAAAGCATTTACGATCTCACACAGAAGAGCGACCCTTTTATCTGCATCACCTGCGAGAAGGGCTTCAAGTACAAGGACACGTTGAAGAAGCATCAGATTATTCACGGCCACGAGGggatcagagaggaggagagcaagaCGGTGGAACAGATTCTGGCTGAGGCTGATAATCAAAATAGCGGTGAAAcgagtaaaacagaaaacagtccCAATGCGGCCGCAGAGGCTGCTGAGGAGTCGCCGTCCGCGcctgtgatgaaaaaaatcaacaagaAAGGTCTTAAAGCGTGTCCCGTCTGCGCTCGAGCATTCGACAGTGTCAAGACTCTGAACAGGCACATCCAGTGTCACACAGAGGACCGGCCGTATCATTGCATCCACTGTAAGAAGCGCTTCAAACACATGCACGGCCTGAAAAGACACCAGATTTATGCGATCTGTCATAAGAAAATCGCCCGATTCTCGTGGAAAAAGGAGCTGAGAGCAGGGCCGAGTCACAGCGAAGCGACCAGCGCCGACCCCCAACTGGGACCGCCTCCGAAAATACCCGTGTGGTGCTCAAACTGCGGCAAACACTTCGAATACCCGGCCGCTCTGAAGGAGCACCAAGAAAACGTTTGCAAGGTGGAAGTGAGCGAAATCATGAAGTGCGACGACTGCGGGAAGGAATTCAAGAGCATGACGATGCTCAAGGTGCACCAGAGGATTCACGACCCGCTCTACTGCAAGGAGTGCGGGAAGATCCTCGCCAACGATGCCGCCTTCGAGAGGCACAAACTCATGCACAGGCCGATGCAGTGCACGATGTGCGATAAGACTTTCACTCTACTGAGACGCTTAAGGGAACACTACGAGAAGGAGCACGACTTCAGCGGGCCGTATCCTTGTGGGCAATGCGACAAAACCTTCATGCAGCTGTCGTACCTCGCCATCCACCAGAGAATCCACAAAGGAGAGTTCCCCTACATCTGTAACATGTGCCCAGAGAAGTTCAGGTCCTCCAACTGTCTGACGGTGCATCAGAGGAAACACACCGGGGAGAAACCCTTCCTGTGCTGGCAGTGCGGGAAGTGTTACCGCTCGGCGTCGGAGCTCACCGTCCACATGGGAACTCACTCCGAGGAGAGACCGTGGGCCTGCACGCAGTGCGACATGGCGTACCGGACCAAACTGCAGCTCACCAACCACGTCGAACAGATCCACATCGGCGTCAGGTACCCGTGCAACAGCTGCGGGAAGCAGTTCATGAAGGAGACGTCGCTGAAGAGGCACGAGCTCATCCACACGGGCGAGAGGCCGCACCAGTGCACAGTGTGCGGCAAGACCTTCCTGACCGCCAACGAGCTCCGGCTGCACAACCGGTATCACACGGGGGAGCGGCCGTACAAGTGCGAGGAGTGCGGGAAAGCCTTCATCCAGTCGGGATACCTGAAGTCGCACATGCGCATCCACACGGGAGAGAAGCCGTTCAAATGCGACATCTGCGATAAAGGCTTCCGGCTGTCGTACCACATGAAGAAACACAGGCGGACTCACACCGGGAAGCCAAAGCTACACAGCTACATCTGCGAGGAGTGCGGGTTGGCCTTCCTCCATAAAAAGTCGCTCTGGGAACACTCGCTCACTCACAATGTGAAGATCGAACCGTCGTTCGATGAAGTGAGAATTATAGAGTTTCCGTAGAAAACTCTCGTAGGATGTGGAGTTGAGTTGTGAGCTGGTATCAAAGTCACCAAATACATGTTGATTCCTGATTCTCAACTTGGTATCTGATGACCAATTTTGCAAGTTGGTGCtgttctcttccttttttttgttgctttactGTTTTAAATCATCTGCTccataaaacatgttgatgatcTATGAGGATGATGTACATATTTGCTGACACGGCTTTCTGAAATAAATCTCGTTGGTAATTCTCGCTctctatttctttcttctttctttttatcaaTTCTTTTTAAACAGATGCCACTGCAGATATGGGGGAGGGGGGCTTTATGTATTTACACGTTCTGCAGCGATTCCTCAAATTGAGTTGCTGAACACAGTTGACAAAGACGTGTAATGGAGGCGGGATATTTTAtggtttaacaataaactttattgacatcagtgcactgaaacggAAAACTTTACCAGGAAttgtaacaataataaatgaCTCCAGGAATCTTTTTCTGCGTCGTAATCTCAATAGAAAGTTTGACATCGTCGGTTATGGACTGTTGGACAAACTGTATGATAACAGATGTCACACAGAGCTGTAGGGAATTATAATAGACAGCAGACATGTTTCATTGTTTAACGAGACCTGGGGGTTAATCATTATGATTAATGGATTATTACAGGGCAGCTGTAGCTCCGGCAGTAGAGCGGTTTTCTAGTACTCAGAGTGTCACTGGtttgaatcccagctccccTCGGCTGCAAGAGCAAAACCATGTATGTTAATTTACAAATGATATTAATTCATACAGTGATGGcacagtttggggttcagtatcttgcccgagTCCACCTTGACGTGTGGACCAGGAGAATCAAACAGgtgaccttctgataacaagacgctggcacTGCACCTGAACCACGGCCACACACCACATAATGTGTGTGGATAATGGTCGGATCGACGATAAAATCATTTCAGCTTCAGTAAAAGTATACGTGAAGCCTTATTAGTCATTATTCAAGATGCAGGTAATATAAATATCATCATAAATTGAAAGTAACACTGATTAAAATGTGAATTTGATCCACTTGTAGTATAGTCAGGTATCAATCATTGTTGGAACGACTATTTTTGGAGACctggaaacacaaagaaagtctGTCCCTCGTCCCTGATTGGATAATCCAGACAAATCTGAGACACTCTTCTAGCAAACAGGAACACAAACCTAAACTTAAGATGGCTGGAATTcttgaaaacatcaacaacGCATGAAAACATCCTCTTGACTTCTTCTTCCTTAAGATATTAAACGTTTTGTTGACACCTCACAAAGTACagaagctgtttttgttgctctctGGTATTTAGTCCATTATCCCGCTTCAGCCAGAAGATGGCAGTACAGTCGTGATAATAGAAATCGGCTGCGGCTCACCGGGGGAGGGCAGAGCTGTCAGTGTTGCCCCCTGCCGCCACAGCTTATGTTGGAGGCTCTTAACTCTGCAAGCCTCCtgtaacataaataaaacactgtttatCCTTCACTGGCATCCAAATCTGTATTTTGAGTAAATATTTACAGTGTGGGCTGCATGAAGGCATCTGTCCCCGCTGTAATTAACGGGGAAAAAGCGGCGTTGATGTAATATTCTCTGCTCTTCCTCGCCGTTTGTCAGCTGACATGTCTACATAATACCAGTGAATCTGCTACCAGCTCTCGGAAGAATCGACGGCCGGCTCAGTCAgagcccctctctctctctctctcgagtGTTGGGAGCAGATCACTTTTTAACCCAAAGCATATTGATTTATATGAGGCTGTAATTGCTTCAGTGTGTCCTGGATTATTCCCCTCCGTAATTGAGGCCTGGCAGAGGTCTCTTTCCTAGACATAGCCTCCTCGGTGCcagctggtggtggtggcggcggcggtgaTGGTGGCGGTGGTGCTGGCGGTGGGGCAGAGAGGGGCACCGCACCCACTCGCCAGCCGGTGAGAGAGCCAGGGAGCAGCGGCCCCTCAACCCCCCGAAGAAAGAAAACCGCACCTCGTCGTGGAATAACTAAACAGCACAAACACGGGCCTCCGTCCAGCCTCGACTGCAGCATGAGACAGCAAAATTATGAGTTTGCTGACGCTAAACACTCCCGAATCTGAGCACCGCTTTGCATAATTGGCTCCCGTCCGTGCGGGTTTGTCCCACCGACATCAGTCGTGTTCGCCGGTGCCACGTTTTACGACTGTTATTGCCCTACAAGCTATTGTTcaagtatttgttttgtgtttgtgttccaaGACATCGGTGGGGCATTCCCCTGCTTTTGTAAGAGGCGGGAATGCGTGCACGCTTTGACAGGTCTCGAAAATACCCCGGTGTCACAAGTACAAGAGGTAGACAAAATGATTGCGAGCAGGCCGAGAGGAAGCACGCGAGCGTTTGTCGTCGCCACGCGTGTTTTGTGTTTGCCGCTGCGGGTCGCGGCCTGAATCTGAGGGGCCAGAAGATACTTTCACCTCTTCAATCCCTCAACTGCAACAATCTGAGAGGGTAAAATCCCTTTTGTGATTTGTAATGTTGAAATATAGTATTGAACTCGGAGGTAACTGTCATCCAGTCCTGCAGCAAATTACATTTATGCTTCTGCGCTGATTCTACGCTGCACCTACTGGGCAGCATCGCCGAAGATACATTTCTCCAGAGAAATGTCACGACACGTCACAGCGACAGACTGCAACGACTGAGATTGGTCACCGTGAAGATTCGCGTTTTCCGGCCTCCAATTTGTTGCTCAGCAGCGGTGCCAATACCGGAGATTTTGACCTGTAGCccccccagtaaacacaccgccCTCTTCGCCCGCCAGCCCTTCGTTTCTTGGCTTTAGAGAGCAAACTGGCCGGATTTGCGAAAAACTCTGCAGACACATCTGAGAGCCGAATGGGTCGTTGTGTTTAAAGGGGAAAGTACAGCCTATAACTATAATTTAAGCTCGACATATCTCGGGTCTGCATCACGTTGTGTTcgctcatagataccagccacctaaagaTCTTTGCCTGTTCCCCGAGAGATGAACGAAGACTCCGATAAACGTCGTATCTTTCGATGATAAGGAAAATGGGGAAgaattcctggatccgtccccTTTATCCCAGAAGTCTTTGTGTTTCCTTTGAggcgagacccatcctccatccaagtttttgtggaaatccattcagtagtttgtGTGTAATCCTGCAGACAAATCGACCAATATACGAACGGAAAACCttgattagtgcagctttaaccGTCTAAACATTTGAATTTGGAATCAGCTACCTTAGACTTAAAGTCCGTTTTTGTCGACCttccttgttgttgtgtttcggcaacaacaataacaacccGCGCCTCAGAAGCTGGAAATGTGGCTCCCTTAGTTTTCATTACCGGTAAATGTCGAGTTCAGCCTCCAGGCTTCATAGAAACTGATGCGATAGCAAACAATCTGATGTGAATCCTGCCACGTCCAGCGTGTTCGGCGATCACAAACAGTTAAACTGTCCCAGAGATGTTTTGTGAAAAGGTCGGTTTTGATCATCAACAGGCGCCGCAGAATTTCCCGGCCTTTTAGCCAAAACTACTGTGACCCCTGCGAGTTACTACGGAAACACAGCGTATCAAAACAAGCACCCCATTTCTCGCTCTCTGCTCCATGACGCACCTTTATTTCTTCCATATGAACGGCGTGCGGCGCGttgggtggtggggggggaATCTGATCCGGATGCACGGACAACGGTGCCACACACAAACCCTGTGCGACCgcaaagaaaataacaaattacCCCGACAATCAGTTGTAAAAGATACTCTGCTCTCATTGTTTTTGCaaagctctttcttttttcttttttttgtttgagtcaATTGATAAAAGAGGAAATGTAACACAGAAAACCACTGAGCTGGAAAAACCCCTCAGATTAATCAAGAGGCTGCAGAAAGGATTGCTCTCCTAATCAAGCATGCGTATGTACGTGcacttgcatgtgtgtgtgtgtgtgtcctcgtgtgaacctgtgtgtgtgcccaGACAATATACCCAGCC contains the following coding sequences:
- the LOC115595933 gene encoding zinc finger protein OZF-like — its product is MKKINKKGLKACPVCARAFDSVKTLNRHIQCHTEDRPYHCIHCKKRFKHMHGLKRHQIYAICHKKIARFSWKKELRAGPSHSEATSADPQLGPPPKIPVWCSNCGKHFEYPAALKEHQENVCKVEVSEIMKCDDCGKEFKSMTMLKVHQRIHDPLYCKECGKILANDAAFERHKLMHRPMQCTMCDKTFTLLRRLREHYEKEHDFSGPYPCGQCDKTFMQLSYLAIHQRIHKGEFPYICNMCPEKFRSSNCLTVHQRKHTGEKPFLCWQCGKCYRSASELTVHMGTHSEERPWACTQCDMAYRTKLQLTNHVEQIHIGVRYPCNSCGKQFMKETSLKRHELIHTGERPHQCTVCGKTFLTANELRLHNRYHTGERPYKCEECGKAFIQSGYLKSHMRIHTGEKPFKCDICDKGFRLSYHMKKHRRTHTGKPKLHSYICEECGLAFLHKKSLWEHSLTHNVKIEPSFDEVRIIEFP
- the LOC115595508 gene encoding PR domain zinc finger protein 5-like, which encodes MESPHRTENDSPLLLPSLRLFIPPLRLVSAAMWQVVQRGNVQDYGMVEEFISTVSEIVPDLLNADQKAQLLLGLRARVVLELCRAEQITDSETIEVHLERIKALISTWAAQPCFAEVEFPESNFVDQVELLLKDAEEKEKFFQDVFPTDFGPDYDSALQVLMLDFLSRLEKLLPVPDIQQTASMLSAVPSALEECVHSVPDPRHLKTVLMYHTSLGHFDLSDDLQTIPSSFGNCILSSLSLPQLEKVVIDADQIQLQPPSEQMQGCMTVQVEGETVTLLDYIQIEPPSGLVETDDHDADEVNMEETAEEDVSEALKPAAFQPLKQSKRLQLKRKGLKENKDLTAKRQRKKYPSNKTCPVCNKVFLRAAAMRRHQETHSANRDLKYKCDNCDKRFRDHYDMKRHNMRVHERDEMGNGSKDEDSGDPSTSETSEHKNCDLCGKYFARRVDMDRHMKSHSEDRPYSCPFCEKKFKNPYVLKRHQKEICKSRELKRAKRREPQRSTPQPTPEGSTEGKACPICSRILPYSADIAKHLRSHTEERPFYLHHLREGLQVQGHVEEASDYSRPRGDQRGGEQDGGTDSG